The following proteins are encoded in a genomic region of Melopsittacus undulatus isolate bMelUnd1 chromosome 8, bMelUnd1.mat.Z, whole genome shotgun sequence:
- the METTL8 gene encoding tRNA N(3)-methylcytidine methyltransferase METTL8, mitochondrial, with the protein MNFITRLSAFCLRKSKMQQRHQSSRRPTAPLGSRILTDPSKVFEHNMWDHMQWSQEEEENAKEKAAENSLVKVQWEEQDKYEREASKYWNEFYKTHKNNFFKDRNWLFLEFPEILPEKRRERLKTDERSSELTQINCTNRFSHKDEMFEERGKYLKESYEGGSTSVQGDVYNKTQAKSLTDNPQGKNYGEELGRLESFPGSDATYRILEVGCGAGNSVFPILKVLCNTPGTFLYCCDFASGAVELVKSHSSYNSAWCSAFVHDVCDDALPYPFPDEILDVILLVFVLSTIHPDRMQGVVNRLAKLLKPGGMLLFRDYGRYDTAQLRFKKGHCLSENFYVRGDGTRVYFFTKDEVWNMFSLAGLAEVQNLVDRRLQVNRKKQVKMQRVWIQSKFQKPLLLSPNNSAETIKRCP; encoded by the exons ATGAATTTCATTACAaggctttctgctttttgtctgAGGAAAAGCAAGATGCAACAGAGGCACCAAAGTAGTAGACGACCAACTGCTCCACTTGGATCTCGGATTTTAACTGATCCTTCTAAGGTTTTTGAGCATAACATGTG GGATCACATGCAGTGGTCACAAGAAGAAGAGGAGAATGCCAAGGAAAAAGCGGCAGAGAACTCACTTGTGAAAGTCCAGTGGGAAGAGCAAG ataaATATGAGAGAGAAGCCAGTAAATATTGGAATGAATTTTACAAAACtcataaaaataactttttcaagGATCGCAATTGGCTGTTCCTGGAGTTTCCAGAAATTCTTCcagaaaaaaggagagaaaggttGAAAACAGACGAAAGATCTTCAGAACTCACACAAATAAACTGTACCAACAGGTTTTCACACAAAGATGAAATGTTTGAAGAACGAGGAAAATATTTGAAGGAAAGTTATGAAGGTGGTTCTACTTCTGTACAAGGAGATGTATATAATAAAACCCAAGCAAAGTCTCTTACTGACAATCCTCAGGGTAAAAACTATGGAGAAGAACTTGGCAGGCTTGAATCCTTCCCTGGTAGTGATGCCACTTACAGAATATTAGAG GTTGGTTGtggtgctggaaacagtgtctTTCCTATTTTGAAAGTTCTATG caATACACCTGGAACATTTCTGTACTGTTGTGATTTTGCTTCAGGAGCAGTGGAGCTGGTAAAG TCACATTCGTCCTACAATTCAGCCTGGTGTTCTGCCTTTGTTCATGATGTGTGTGATGATGCTTTACCCTATCCCTTTCCAGATGAGATCCTGGATGTCATTCTCCTTGTCTTTGTGCTTTCTACTATTCATCCTGACAG GATGCAAGGTGTTGTAAATAGGTTGGCTAAACTACTGAAACCTGGAGGAATGTTGTTATTTCGAGACTATGGAAGGTACGATACAGCTCAGCTTCGTTTTAAAAAAG GTCATTGCTTATCTGAAAATTTTTATGTACGAGGAGATGGAACCAGAGTATATTTCTTTACCAAAG ATGAGGTATGGAACATGTTCAGCTTGGCTGGATTAGCTGAAGTACAGAATTTAGTTGATCGGCGATTACAAGTAAACAGGAAGAAACAAGTGAAAATGCAGCGAGTTTGGATTCAAAGCAAGTTCCAAAAACCATTGCTGCTATCTCCAAATAATTCTGCAGAAACCATCAAAAGGTGCCCTTAA